Proteins from a genomic interval of Piscinibacter sp. HJYY11:
- a CDS encoding DUF1841 family protein: protein MFAPSQHDVRRFFCDAHRKRRDGLPLTPMETVAADWIGEHPEYHAELDDLEAALAAVYDVEAGRTNPFLHLSMHLSISEQVSIDQPHGIKQAYELLAAKRGSAHEAQHEVMECLGQMMWESQRSGRPPDGHAYIDCVRRRATR, encoded by the coding sequence ATGTTTGCGCCCTCACAACACGACGTTCGCCGCTTCTTCTGCGATGCCCACCGCAAGCGCCGCGACGGCCTGCCGCTGACCCCGATGGAAACCGTGGCCGCCGACTGGATCGGCGAGCACCCGGAGTACCACGCCGAGCTCGACGACCTGGAGGCGGCGCTGGCCGCCGTCTACGACGTGGAGGCCGGCCGCACCAACCCGTTCCTGCACCTGTCGATGCACCTCTCGATCAGCGAGCAGGTCAGCATCGACCAGCCGCACGGCATCAAGCAGGCCTACGAGCTGCTGGCCGCCAAGCGCGGCTCGGCGCACGAGGCGCAGCACGAGGTGATGGAGTGCCTGGGCCAGATGATGTGGGAGTCGCAGCGCAGCGGGCGGCCGCCCGATGGGCACGCCTACATCGACTGCGTGCGGCGGCGCGCAACCCG
- a CDS encoding iron-containing alcohol dehydrogenase yields the protein MPTRQFLMTAENIMGAGCLPDAMSLVQSRGYQHALIVTDAPLTALGVTEKVASLLRERGVAVTVFDGVQPNPTVSNVNAGLASQQQAGADCIISLGGGSPHDCAKVIAVLATNGGEVMDYRGADKVKKAPLPLIAINTTAGTASEITRFAVITEETKHLKMNIVDRQLAPLISVNDPELMRGMPASLTAATGMDALTHAVEAYVSKLATPVTDACALHAIKLIGQYLPRAVANGKEDIEARENMTAAQFLAGMAFNNAFLGYVHAMAHQLGGQYNLPHGVCNALLLPHVEAANVSACAPRLAEVARALGVNTIDLGNEAAAHAAVKAMHDLARAVGIPAKLSELGVKREDFPMMAVNAMKDGSGATNPRKLTQPDIEAIFEAAY from the coding sequence ATGCCCACCCGCCAATTCCTCATGACCGCCGAGAACATCATGGGCGCCGGCTGCCTGCCCGACGCCATGAGCCTCGTGCAGTCGCGCGGCTACCAGCACGCGCTGATCGTGACCGACGCACCGCTTACCGCCCTTGGCGTGACTGAGAAAGTGGCCTCGCTGCTGCGTGAGCGCGGCGTGGCGGTGACGGTGTTCGACGGTGTGCAGCCCAACCCGACGGTGTCGAACGTGAACGCCGGCCTGGCCTCGCAGCAGCAGGCGGGCGCCGACTGCATCATCTCGCTCGGCGGCGGCTCGCCGCACGACTGCGCCAAGGTGATCGCAGTGCTCGCCACCAACGGCGGCGAGGTGATGGACTACCGCGGTGCCGACAAGGTGAAGAAGGCGCCGCTGCCGCTGATCGCGATCAACACCACCGCCGGCACGGCCAGCGAGATCACGCGCTTTGCGGTCATCACCGAAGAGACGAAGCATCTGAAGATGAACATCGTCGACCGCCAGTTGGCCCCGCTCATCTCGGTCAACGATCCCGAGCTGATGCGCGGCATGCCGGCCTCGCTGACCGCCGCCACTGGCATGGACGCGCTGACGCATGCCGTCGAAGCGTATGTCTCCAAGCTGGCGACGCCGGTGACCGACGCCTGCGCGCTGCACGCCATCAAGCTGATCGGCCAGTACCTCCCGCGCGCCGTGGCGAACGGCAAGGAGGACATCGAGGCCCGCGAGAACATGACCGCCGCGCAGTTCCTCGCCGGCATGGCGTTCAACAACGCCTTCCTCGGCTATGTGCACGCGATGGCGCACCAGCTGGGCGGGCAATACAACCTGCCGCACGGGGTTTGCAACGCGCTGCTGCTGCCGCACGTGGAGGCGGCCAACGTGAGCGCCTGTGCGCCGCGCCTGGCCGAGGTGGCCCGTGCGCTGGGCGTGAATACCATCGACCTCGGCAACGAAGCCGCGGCCCACGCGGCCGTGAAGGCGATGCACGACCTGGCGCGTGCGGTCGGCATCCCGGCCAAGCTGTCGGAGCTCGGTGTGAAGCGCGAAGACTTCCCCATGATGGCCGTCAACGCGATGAAGGACGGCTCGGGTGCGACCAACCCACGCAAGCTGACGCAGCCCGACATCGAAGCG